The sequence CCGCAGGAGCCCGCGTACGGGTCATCCGTGCCGTAGCCCGGGACCCAGTACTCGAAGTGCAGGTGCGGGCCCGTGGACGCGCCGGACGAACCCACGCGAGCAATCCAGTTGCCGCAGGCGAGCTGGGTGCCCCGGGCGTACTGCTGCGTGTATGCCTTCAGGTGCCAGTACCAGGTCTGCGTGTTGTCCGGGTGCCGCATGATGATGTAGTTCGCCGTGTAGAGGCCGCACGCGGCATAGGGATTGGACTGGTTCCAGTAGTTGCACCGGTCGTAGTACCCATCCACCGACGACTCGACGTAGCCCCGGGCGGCGTTCATCGCCCAGACGCCGTAGTCCATCTTGGAGAACCCGCCCACCAGCGCGTAGTCCGTGCCCGTGTGCCCGCTGTAGCGCACGCCGCCGCAGGCGTAGTCCCGGCCGCCGTAGTCCTTGTAGGCGCTCACCGTGCAGCCGCCGTTGCCGCACTGATCCGCCAGCTGCGACGCGGGGAAGCGGAACATCGTCTGCGCGGAGGAGACCGCCGGAAGCGCGAACAGCGCGAACGTCACCAGGAGCCGCTGAAGGGTCGAGCGCATCACTTCGCACCTCCCACGTCCGCGGCCGCGTGGCCGGTGCGCACGTTGAGCGTCCAGAACACGCCGCCGCCCGCGTTGTAGCGGAGCACGTCCTCGCTCAACCATTCCATGTGGTGGCTGGAGACGGGCGGGGGCACGAACTCCTTCGGTGGGCCGCCGAACAGCATCCAGTTCTCCAGGCCCACGTTGGTGAGCTGCCGGGCCTCCGCGCCCTCCACCGTCGTGACGAAGAACGACGCCACGCTCGTGCGGCCCGACACGAACACCACCGTCTTGCCGTCCGGGGAGATGCTCGGCGTGGCGTCCACGCCCGGGCCGTCCGCCAGCACCTTCACG comes from Corallococcus macrosporus and encodes:
- a CDS encoding M23 family metallopeptidase, with protein sequence MRSTLQRLLVTFALFALPAVSSAQTMFRFPASQLADQCGNGGCTVSAYKDYGGRDYACGGVRYSGHTGTDYALVGGFSKMDYGVWAMNAARGYVESSVDGYYDRCNYWNQSNPYAACGLYTANYIIMRHPDNTQTWYWHLKAYTQQYARGTQLACGNWIARVGSSGASTGPHLHFEYWVPGYGTDDPYAGSCGTPYTRWTAQGAYRGLPGITCQ